Proteins encoded together in one Triticum dicoccoides isolate Atlit2015 ecotype Zavitan chromosome 7B, WEW_v2.0, whole genome shotgun sequence window:
- the LOC119338162 gene encoding uncharacterized protein LOC119338162: MDLQANRNFTRSDLECMLLDEATEPKALPFLLLENITNDFSYKKEIGRGGFAVVYKGVLENGTVAVKRLSNTYKYESEFIREVECLMKVKHKNIVRFLGYCSDTQGHVGSYEGKFVMADVQERLLCLEYHHKGSLDKYIKDASCGLEWKARYRIIKGICEGLCYLHSINIMHLDLKPSNILMDDNMIPKITDFGLSRSLEEMQTRVVATKMFGTMGYLAPEFTSHVITHKFDLYSLGVIIMEMLTGEKESQVVENVLDFWDNRSELSQGNPHYEQIRVCAEIAIECTNFDPTKRPVSIAHIMDRLAETERMEVFPKNKKRRTEVVPAQYSCGVLQVHPLELRFPFKPNKSIACSFRLTNNTDEHVAFRLKKKGGSWEDYLAELPMHGIVPPRSTYTLVVTTREMEELPRETNVGLILQTIVPPFEGNKECNNFFEQVEKQVIPLNEVALIAICVPQEETSTKIIPLIGINYILRCLDAHPTEPWILMGINGRFDIWNYDTQSIEHSFESPGAIVRSTKIVARKQWVLTGDVDGYIHVYHCGSKVKKIRSLVGCNSSVASLAIHPTKPYMLSSNYGYIDLWDWDNDWKCIQTFYDVSDLFRRNKHSNQVAFNPGDPESFVSASWHTIKVWNLDSPESRYTLSGHSGTVTCLDFFTCNDQQYLITGSTDMTAKIWDMQEKTCIHTIEDLTSPFTCVISLPDRPYLVTGSEDGRVRLWSSSDFRLERIFDTGLPFSNAREVRALAYLMDSKGVVVGQRDAVTVFDLDDYEPVVIQGDNESSI; the protein is encoded by the exons ATGGATCTCCAAGCTAATAGGAATTTTACAAGAAGTGATCTGGAGTGCATGCTACTTGATGAAGCCACAGAGCCCAAGGCCCTTCCGTTTTTACTTTTAGAAAATATCACAAACGATTTCTCTTATAAGAAGGAAATTGGTAGAGGTGGTTTTGCGGTGGTTTATAAG GGAGTGCTTGAGAATGGGACAGTGGCTGTAAAGAGGTTATCGAATACGTATAAGTATGAGAGCGAATTCATCAGAGAGGTTGAATGTCTCATGAAGGTGAAGCACAAAAACATCGTACGATTTCTAGGATATTGTTCTGACACACAAGGGCATGTGGGGAGCTACGAAGGAAAATTTGTCATGGCTGATGTACAAGAAAGATTGCTCtgccttgaatatcatcataaAGGAAGTCTTGATAAATATATCAAAG ATGCGTCGTGTGGACTTGAATGGAAAGCGCGCTATCGGATAATCAAGGGGATATGCGAGGGGCTATGTTATCTCCACAGTATAAATATTATGCACCTAGATTTAAAACCGTCAAATATATTGATGGATGATAATATGATACCAAAAATAACTGATTTTGGTCTTTCGAGGAGCCTTGAGGAAATGCAAACCCGAGTCGTTGCTACAAAAATGTTTGGAACAAT GGGATATTTGGCCCCGGAATTCACCAGCCATGTAATCACGCACAAGTTTGACTTGTATAGTCTTGGTGTTATAATCATGGAGATGTTGACAGGAGAGAAGGAGAGTCAAGTTGTTGAGAAT GTGCTTGACTTTTGGGACAATAGGTCGGAGCTATCACAAGGAAACCCACATTATGAACAAATACGAGTATGTGCTGAGATTGCGATTGAGTGCACAAACTTTGATCCAACAAAGAGACCCGTTAGTATAGCACATATAATGGATAGGCTTGCCGAAACAGAAAGAATGGAGGTTTTcccaaaaaataaaaagagaagaacAGAG GTAGTCCCAGCTCAGTACTCCTGCGGTGTACTGCAGGTTCATCCACTAGAGCTCCGGTTTCCATTCAAACCTAACAAGTCTATCGCCTGCTCGTTTCGTCTAACAAACAATACAGATGAACATGTGGCATTTAGACTCAAGAAGAAGGGAGGGAGTTGGGAGGATTACTTAGCAGAATTGCCGATGCATGGTATTGTGCCACCAAGGTCTACTTATACTCTCGTTGTCACAACAAGAGAGATGGAAGAGTTACCAAGAGAAACAAATGTTGGTCTCATCCTACAGACCATTGTGCCTCCATTCGAAGGAAATAAGGAGTGCAACAATTTTTTTGAGCAAGTTGAAAAACAGGTGATTCCATTGAATGAGGTGGCACTGATAGCTATTTGTGTTCCACAAGAAGAAACATCAACTAAG ATTATACCCCTCATAGGAATTAATTACATCTTACGTTGCCTTGATGCACATCCAACAGAGCCATG GATTTTAATGGGAATTAATGGACGCTTTGACATATGGAACTACGATACTCAG AGTATTGAGCATTCATTTGAATCCCCAGGTGCAATAG TCCGTTCGACAAAAATAGTTGCACGAAAGCAATGGGTTTTGACTGGCGATGTTGATGGTTACATCCATGTGTACCACTGTGGATCAAAAGTGAAGAAAATCAGGTCACTTGTAGGTTGTAATTCATCGGTTGCATCACTGGCCATTCATCCTACCAAACCATACATGTTGTCATCGAATTACGGATATATAGACCTCTGGGACTGGGACAATGATTGGAAGTGTATACAAACATTCTATGATGTCTCGGATCTTTTTCGACGAAATAAACACTCAAATCAGGTGGCATTTAACCCAGGGGACCCGGAAAGTTTTGTTAGTGCTTCGTGGCACACAATAAAG GTTTGGAACCTTGATTCTCCTGAATCTCGTTATACTCTGTCAGGCCATTCAGGCACAGTGACGTGTCTAGATTTCTTCACATGTAATGATCAACAGTATTTGATTACTGGCTCTACTGATATGACGGCCAAG ATATGGGACATGCAGGAAAAGACGTGCATCCATACAATTGAAGATTTGACATCTCCGTTCACTTGTGTCATTTCCCTTCCTGACCGTCCATATCTTGTCACTGGTTCCGAGGATGGTCGTGTTCGTTTATGGAGCTCCTCTGATTTCAG GCTTGAGAGGATATTTGACACTGGACTGCCGTTTAGCAACGCAAGGGAAGTTCGAGCACTCGCATATTTGATGGACTCAAAAGG GGTTGTAGTTGGACAACGTGACGCCGTAACAGTATTTGACCTCGACGATTATGAACCAGTTGTTATCCAGGGAGACAATGAAAGTTCCATATGA